Proteins found in one Pyrus communis chromosome 15, drPyrComm1.1, whole genome shotgun sequence genomic segment:
- the LOC137717669 gene encoding hydroxyproline O-arabinosyltransferase 1-like, translating into MGCGNFFFTVLVTFSVALITYNIIISANSPLQQDLPGPSRSSSSIAVDPIIQMPMHRSRGKSGSSKRLFHTAVTASDSVYNTWQCRIMYYWFKKFQNEPGSEMGGFTRILHNGKPDKYMDEIPTFIAQPLPSGMDRGYIVLNRPWAFVQWLQQADIKEDYILMSEPDHVIVKPIPNLSTDGLGAAFPFFYIEPKKYESVLRKYFPEDKGPITKIDPIGNSPVIVGKESLKKIAPTWMNVSLAMKKDPETDKAFGWVLEMYAYAVASAHHGVGNILYKDFMLQPPWDKKIGKKFIIHYTYGCDYNMKGELTYGKIGEWRFDKRSYDTVAPPRNLTMPPHGVPESVVTLVKMVNEATANIPKWGE; encoded by the exons ATGGGTTGTGGGAATTTCTTCTTCACCGTACTCGTGACCTTCTCCGTGGCTCTGATCACATACAACATCATCATCTCAGCCAATTCACCACTCCAGCAGGACCTTCCCGGTCCGTCGAGATCATCATCGTCGATTGCAGTGGACCCCATCATCCAGATGCCAATGCACAGATCGCGAGGCAAATCGGGGAGCTCCAAGCGACTGTTCCACACGGCGGTGACAGCCTCCGACTCCGTCTACAACACGTGGCAGTGCAGGATCATGTACTACTGGTTCAAGAAGTTTCAGAACGAACCCGGCTCGGAGATGGGCGGGTTCACTAGGATCTTGCACAATGGGAAGCCGGACAAGTACATGGATGAAATCCCTACTTTTATTGCTCAGCCTTTGCCTTCTGGAATGGATCGG GGTTATATTGTTCTCAACCGACCATGGGCATTTGTGCAATGGCTTCAGCAAGCAGACATCAAAGAAGA TTACATACTGATGTCAGAGCCCGATCATGTAATTGTCAAGCCAATACCGAACTTGTCTACTGATGGGCTTGGAGCTGCATTTCCTTTCTTCTACATTGAACCGAAAAAGTACGAGTCAGTCCTCCGGAAATACTTCCCTGAGGACAAGGGACCAATAACTAAAATTGATCCAATTGGAAATTCTCCTGTCATTGTTGGGAAG GAATCTCTCAAGAAAATTGCTCCCACGTGGATGAATGTTTCTTTGGCAATGAAGAAGGATCCTGAGACAGATAAAGCTTTTGGTTGGGTTCTTGAAAT GTATGCTTATGCTGTTGCATCTGCTCACCATGGGGTTGGTAATATCTTATACAAGGACTTCATGCTTCAG CCTCCGTGGGATAAAAAAATTGGCAAGAAGTTCATAATTCATTACACTTATGGATGTGACTATAATATGAAG GGTGAACTAACATATGGGAAAATCGGAGAATGGAGATTTGATAAAAGGTCTTATGATACTGTCGCACCGCCTAGAAACCTTACTATGCCTCCACATGGTGTTCCAGAAAGCGTG GTGACCCTGGTGAAAATGGTGAATGAAGCCACAGCAAACATTCCAAAGTGGGGGGAATAG